A genomic stretch from Desulfotignum balticum DSM 7044 includes:
- a CDS encoding type II toxin-antitoxin system HicA family toxin, giving the protein MPKLPGINHKRAVKAFEKSGFWVARKRKHITMTNGVRIITIPRSNPVDAYTMAGIIKDAGMTVEEFKEVL; this is encoded by the coding sequence ATGCCTAAACTGCCTGGGATCAATCATAAAAGAGCCGTAAAAGCGTTTGAGAAGAGCGGCTTCTGGGTTGCCAGGAAAAGAAAACACATAACCATGACAAATGGCGTAAGGATCATTACCATACCACGTTCAAATCCTGTTGATGCCTACACAATGGCCGGGATCATCAAAGATGCCGGCATGACTGTGGAGGAGTTCAAAGAAGTTTTGTAA
- a CDS encoding type II toxin-antitoxin system HicB family antitoxin, whose protein sequence is MRYQVNIKKTEEGYAVWVPGLPGCWSQGSTEEEALENISEAIQDYLYTVNLLTAENDEIRYVEVTNA, encoded by the coding sequence ATGAGATATCAGGTGAATATCAAGAAGACTGAAGAGGGTTATGCTGTTTGGGTTCCCGGACTGCCTGGTTGCTGGTCCCAGGGATCGACGGAAGAAGAGGCCCTTGAAAATATCAGTGAGGCCATTCAGGATTATCTTTATACTGTGAATCTGCTGACAGCTGAAAATGATGAAATCAGGTACGTAGAAGTTACGAATGCCTAA